A single window of Blochmannia endosymbiont of Camponotus nipponensis DNA harbors:
- the ispE gene encoding 4-(cytidine 5'-diphospho)-2-C-methyl-D-erythritol kinase, giving the protein MNYYQWPSPGKINLFLYIIGRRLDGYHYLQTLFQFIDYGDTIKISVTNSGKIRLFTAMKSLIYCNNLIIQAAKLLQHYCWPNKKPVFGADIFIDKVLPIGSGLGGASSNAATTLLILNQKWRCYLNKNVLMDLGLMLGADVPVFIYGHSTFAEGIGDILTPVSLPEKWYLIIVPPISISTSWVFQMYKLRNYCYSPYRSMRELLSMSFRNDFEKIIKEIFPEINIYFTCLSQFTLARLTGTGSCIFSEFNTEYLAYQVQSYLPLWIKSIVTRGINLSPLHQKLLNYNN; this is encoded by the coding sequence ATGAACTATTATCAATGGCCTTCTCCAGGGAAAATTAATTTGTTTTTATATATAATCGGGCGTCGTTTAGACGGTTATCATTATCTACAGACATTATTTCAATTTATTGATTATGGTGATACCATCAAAATATCGGTAACCAATAGTGGTAAAATTAGATTATTTACTGCTATGAAAAGTTTAATATATTGTAATAATTTAATTATACAAGCAGCAAAATTACTACAACATTATTGTTGGCCGAATAAAAAACCAGTATTTGGTGCAGATATTTTTATTGATAAAGTTTTACCTATAGGTTCCGGTTTAGGAGGTGCTTCTTCTAATGCTGCAACTACATTGCTGATACTCAATCAAAAATGGCGTTGTTATTTGAATAAAAACGTTTTAATGGATTTAGGTTTGATGTTAGGCGCTGATGTACCAGTATTCATATATGGACATTCAACATTTGCCGAAGGTATTGGTGATATATTAACGCCAGTTTCCCTACCTGAAAAATGGTATCTCATTATCGTTCCTCCAATTAGCATCAGTACTTCGTGGGTCTTTCAAATGTATAAATTAAGGAATTATTGCTATTCTCCGTATCGTTCAATGAGAGAATTATTGTCAATGTCATTTCGTAATGATTTCGAAAAAATTATAAAAGAGATATTCCCTGAAATAAATATATATTTTACGTGTTTATCACAATTTACATTAGCGCGACTTACAGGAACAGGTTCTTGTATTTTTTCTGAATTTAATACTGAATATTTAGCTTATCAAGTTCAAAGTTATTTACCATTATGGATCAAAAGTATTGTAACAAGAGGAATAAATTTATCCCCGTTACATCAAAAATTATTAAATTATAATAATTAG
- a CDS encoding ribose-phosphate pyrophosphokinase has translation MFNMKLFTGNAVPELARHIAHRLYINLGKASVGRFSDGEVSVQIDENVRGGDVFIIQSTCAPTNDNLMELIVMVDALRRASAARITAVIPYFGYARQDRRVRSARVPITSRVVANFLSSVGVDRILTVDLHAEQIQGFFDVPVDNVFGSPILLEDMMQQNFNNPIVVSPDIGGVIRARAIAKLLNDTDMAIIDKRRSRANISQVMHIIGDVCNRDCILIDDMIDTGGTLCKASEVLKERGARRVFAYTTHPIFSGDAYENIQNSMIDEIIVCDTIPLKQKIKSLPNVRVLTLSGMLAETIRRISNEESISAMFKH, from the coding sequence ATTTTTAATATGAAACTTTTTACTGGCAATGCTGTCCCAGAATTGGCTCGACACATTGCTCATAGATTATACATTAATCTCGGCAAAGCTTCTGTTGGTCGTTTTAGTGATGGCGAAGTAAGTGTACAAATTGATGAAAACGTACGCGGTGGAGATGTATTTATTATTCAATCTACTTGTGCTCCAACAAACGATAACTTAATGGAACTAATTGTTATGGTTGATGCATTAAGACGCGCATCAGCTGCTAGAATTACCGCTGTAATTCCTTATTTTGGTTATGCCCGTCAAGATCGACGAGTACGATCTGCTAGAGTGCCCATTACTTCTAGGGTTGTGGCAAACTTTTTATCTAGTGTAGGAGTTGATCGTATTTTAACAGTAGATTTACATGCTGAACAAATACAAGGATTTTTTGATGTACCAGTAGATAATGTTTTTGGAAGTCCAATTTTATTAGAAGACATGATGCAACAAAATTTTAATAATCCTATCGTAGTATCTCCAGATATTGGAGGAGTAATACGCGCTCGTGCTATTGCAAAGTTACTTAACGACACTGATATGGCGATTATAGATAAACGAAGATCTCGCGCCAATATTTCTCAAGTTATGCATATTATTGGTGATGTATGTAATCGTGACTGTATATTGATAGATGATATGATTGATACTGGGGGAACATTATGTAAAGCCTCAGAAGTCTTAAAAGAAAGAGGAGCACGCCGTGTGTTTGCTTATACTACTCATCCAATTTTCTCTGGAGATGCTTATGAGAATATTCAAAATTCTATGATTGATGAAATTATCGTTTGTGATACTATTCCATTAAAACAAAAAATAAAATCTTTACCTAATGTGCGTGTATTAACTTTATCTGGTATGCTTGCCGAGACAATTCGTCGTATCAGTAATGAAGAATCAATTTCTGCTATGTTTAAGCACTAA
- the pth gene encoding aminoacyl-tRNA hydrolase: MTIKLIAGLGNFGTKYFNTRHNFGSQYVKILAKRYKVILKKNDILCGYTGQLKLKNNIVYLLIPDSYMNNNGLSISKCVNYYQLYLKEILIVHDDLDLPPGAIRVKLGKKINDSHHGLRNVVIRLNNKSDFYRLRIGIGHPGDKSKVIDFVLNKPSIYEQDRINNVINKSILHTEDIVTEKFIKVMNTLHSYNPHS, encoded by the coding sequence ATGACTATTAAATTAATTGCTGGATTAGGAAATTTTGGAACGAAATACTTCAATACTAGACATAATTTTGGTTCTCAATATGTTAAAATATTAGCAAAACGATATAAAGTAATACTAAAAAAAAATGACATATTATGTGGATATACTGGTCAATTAAAGTTAAAAAATAATATTGTATATTTACTTATACCAGATTCATATATGAATAATAATGGACTTTCAATTTCTAAGTGTGTTAATTATTATCAATTATACTTAAAAGAAATATTGATAGTACATGATGATCTTGATTTACCACCCGGTGCAATACGTGTTAAATTAGGAAAAAAAATTAATGATAGTCATCATGGTTTAAGAAATGTTGTTATTAGACTTAATAATAAATCTGATTTTTATCGTTTACGTATTGGAATAGGCCATCCTGGAGATAAAAGTAAAGTGATTGATTTCGTGTTAAATAAACCATCTATTTATGAACAAGATAGGATCAATAATGTAATTAATAAGTCAATATTACATACTGAAGACATAGTAACTGAAAAATTTATTAAAGTTATGAATACATTACATTCTTATAATCCTCATTCTTAA
- the ychF gene encoding redox-regulated ATPase YchF — MQIDCGIIGLPNVGKSTLFNILTHLSVKIANFPFCTIQPNVSIVHIPDPRIYQLTNIVPSRKMMHGTMKFIDVAGLIKGAAQGIGMGSQVLNYIRTTKVLCHVVRCFDNNQVVHVFNNIDPCRDVNIINTELILFDILLCEEGIHSLQKKNKVINKNIEPQLSTLKMCLGYLYDGVPLRKIYFSKTEKINIEKFNLLTIKPTIYIANIDEELVTNNEYLDKLRILASDEHMPLILCCTMSFLLNNKSDHTTSYTQQQSSILYDIVNVIFTMLNLRTFFTINLNMTRSWIYVAGTTALEAAKKVHSDFKKGFIRVQVIKFNDFIAYNEELLSKKKSNKISYLGKNYLVEDGDILKFLFHI, encoded by the coding sequence ATGCAAATTGATTGCGGTATTATTGGATTACCAAATGTAGGTAAGTCTACTTTATTTAATATTTTGACTCATCTATCTGTTAAAATAGCTAATTTTCCTTTTTGTACTATACAACCGAACGTATCCATAGTGCATATACCTGATCCACGTATATATCAGTTAACAAATATTGTTCCATCACGTAAAATGATGCATGGTACTATGAAATTTATCGATGTTGCTGGTTTAATAAAAGGGGCTGCACAAGGTATAGGCATGGGTAGTCAAGTTCTAAATTATATTCGAACAACAAAAGTGTTATGTCATGTGGTCCGTTGTTTCGATAACAACCAAGTTGTTCATGTTTTTAACAATATAGATCCCTGTAGAGATGTGAATATTATCAATACTGAACTTATATTATTTGATATTTTGCTCTGTGAAGAAGGCATTCATTCTTTGCAAAAAAAAAATAAAGTTATTAATAAAAATATTGAACCACAGTTATCTACATTAAAAATGTGTTTGGGTTATTTATATGATGGTGTGCCATTAAGAAAAATATATTTTTCTAAAACAGAAAAAATAAATATTGAAAAATTTAATCTTTTAACTATTAAACCAACTATTTATATTGCTAACATCGATGAAGAACTTGTGACAAACAATGAATACCTAGATAAGTTACGCATACTTGCATCTGATGAACACATGCCATTAATTTTATGCTGTACAATGTCATTTTTATTGAACAATAAAAGCGATCACACTACATCATATACGCAACAACAAAGCAGTATATTATATGATATAGTTAATGTTATTTTTACTATGTTAAATTTACGTACTTTTTTTACTATTAATTTAAACATGACACGTTCTTGGATATACGTTGCTGGAACAACTGCATTGGAAGCTGCAAAAAAAGTACATAGTGACTTTAAAAAAGGTTTCATTCGCGTTCAAGTGATTAAGTTTAATGATTTTATTGCTTATAATGAAGAATTATTAAGCAAAAAAAAATCTAATAAAATTTCCTATTTAGGAAAAAATTATCTTGTAGAAGATGGGGATATATTGAAATTTTTATTTCACATTTAA
- a CDS encoding Bax inhibitor-1 family protein translates to MDRFPRFQSTVSERINNVIQPYILQVFGWMSCGLLLTAFVAWYASRTPAILQLLFSNQIIFFSLIIGQLALVFVLSGMVTRLSGSLATTLFMLYSMLTGLTLSSIFILYTTSSISSAFVVTSGMFGIMTVYGYTTKRDLSSFGNLLFMALIGIILASVVNLWLKNTVLMWLITYIGVVIFVGLTAYDTQKLKSIGASLSIDNQDQFRKYSIIGALTLYLDFINLFLMIVRIFGNRR, encoded by the coding sequence ATGGATCGATTTCCCCGTTTTCAAAGCACAGTATCAGAACGAATTAATAACGTGATACAACCGTATATTTTACAAGTGTTTGGTTGGATGTCTTGTGGATTATTGTTAACTGCTTTTGTAGCTTGGTATGCATCTCGAACCCCAGCAATACTTCAATTACTATTCTCCAATCAGATAATTTTTTTTAGTTTGATTATTGGTCAATTAGCATTAGTATTTGTCCTGTCTGGTATGGTAACACGATTAAGTGGTTCTTTAGCAACTACGTTATTTATGTTATATTCCATGCTAACAGGTTTAACTTTATCTAGTATATTTATATTATATACTACATCTTCGATATCTAGTGCGTTTGTAGTGACATCTGGTATGTTTGGTATAATGACGGTATATGGGTATACTACTAAACGAGATTTAAGTAGTTTTGGTAATTTATTATTTATGGCTTTAATCGGTATAATCTTAGCTTCAGTAGTAAATTTATGGTTGAAAAACACAGTTTTAATGTGGCTTATTACGTATATTGGTGTCGTTATTTTTGTTGGTTTAACTGCATATGATACCCAGAAATTAAAATCTATAGGAGCCTCTTTATCTATAGATAACCAAGATCAATTTCGCAAGTATTCAATTATAGGTGCATTGACTTTGTATTTAGATTTCATTAATTTATTTTTAATGATAGTCCGTATTTTTGGAAATCGCCGTTAA
- the gpmA gene encoding 2,3-diphosphoglycerate-dependent phosphoglycerate mutase, with the protein MNITKLVLVRHGESQWNKENRFTGWVDVELSEQGRAEAQSAGQILKKNGFFFNYGYTSVLKRAIHTLWIVLDQLNQAWLPVEKTWRLNERHYGVLQGLNKDEAVKKYGYETVQKWRRSFNIIPPKNYENNQFIATDDNRYNNVNAEELPNSESLELTLTRVIPYWNHSILPHIKSNKQIIIVAHGNSIRAIIKLLDHLSESEIFHINIPTGVPLIYEFNKHAHPVQHYYLNNY; encoded by the coding sequence ATGAATATAACCAAACTTGTTCTTGTAAGACATGGAGAAAGTCAATGGAACAAAGAAAATCGTTTCACTGGATGGGTAGATGTGGAATTATCAGAGCAAGGACGTGCTGAAGCGCAAAGCGCTGGTCAAATATTAAAAAAAAATGGCTTTTTTTTTAATTACGGGTACACTTCAGTGTTAAAACGGGCGATTCACACTTTATGGATCGTATTAGATCAATTAAATCAAGCATGGTTGCCTGTAGAGAAAACTTGGCGATTAAATGAACGTCATTACGGAGTGCTGCAAGGATTAAATAAAGATGAAGCTGTAAAAAAATATGGTTATGAAACGGTTCAAAAATGGCGCCGAAGTTTTAACATTATTCCTCCCAAAAATTATGAAAATAATCAATTTATTGCAACAGACGATAATCGCTATAATAACGTTAACGCTGAAGAATTACCTAATAGTGAAAGTTTAGAGCTAACCTTAACAAGAGTAATTCCTTATTGGAATCACTCTATATTACCTCATATTAAAAGTAATAAACAAATTATTATTGTTGCCCATGGTAATTCCATACGCGCTATTATAAAATTACTAGATCATTTAAGTGAATCAGAAATATTTCATATTAATATACCAACGGGTGTTCCATTGATATATGAATTTAATAAACATGCACATCCTGTGCAACATTATTATTTAAATAACTATTAA
- the pgl gene encoding 6-phosphogluconolactonase produces MSPKSQHIYAWKLNNIHGQLELMQIIHTPGQAQPMAVHPNKQFLYVGIRPNCGITAYYINQEGILTEQGTIEILNTPTHLISDTKGTFLYCTSYRDNTISVIPISISGMLNSPIQILTGLLGCHSANICKYEELLWIPCLHEHSIRLFKINLSGTLTPHNPCIIKANVGSGPRHMSFYNFGGYAYVINELTSTVNVIKYNNFQTIPSIIQTLSIIPKNINTTRCWAADIHITPNGRWLYCSDRATNIISYLEISKTTKKLKLIGYQPTEEQPRGFAIDYQGEFLIVAGQKSNFISLYSINPNNGAITFLSRYPSGQGPMWVSIVSLSSE; encoded by the coding sequence ATGAGTCCAAAAAGTCAACATATTTATGCTTGGAAATTGAACAATATTCATGGGCAATTAGAATTAATGCAGATAATACACACACCTGGACAAGCACAGCCTATGGCAGTGCACCCTAATAAACAATTTTTATATGTTGGAATACGTCCTAATTGTGGTATTACTGCTTATTATATAAATCAGGAAGGAATATTAACAGAACAAGGAACAATTGAAATATTAAATACTCCTACTCATTTAATTAGTGATACAAAGGGCACATTTCTGTATTGTACATCTTATAGGGATAACACTATAAGTGTTATCCCTATAAGCATATCAGGCATGCTTAATTCTCCTATACAAATTCTAACAGGTTTATTAGGTTGTCATTCCGCTAATATATGTAAGTACGAAGAATTACTTTGGATCCCTTGTTTGCACGAACATTCTATTAGATTGTTTAAAATAAATCTGTCTGGAACATTAACTCCGCATAATCCATGCATAATTAAGGCTAATGTTGGTTCTGGTCCGCGCCATATGAGTTTTTATAATTTTGGTGGTTATGCATATGTAATCAATGAATTAACAAGTACTGTTAATGTTATAAAATATAACAATTTTCAAACAATACCAAGTATTATTCAAACATTAAGCATAATTCCAAAAAATATCAACACTACACGCTGTTGGGCAGCCGATATACATATTACCCCTAATGGACGTTGGTTATATTGTTCTGATAGAGCTACTAATATCATTAGTTACTTAGAAATATCTAAAACAACAAAAAAATTAAAACTTATTGGTTATCAACCAACTGAAGAACAACCACGTGGATTCGCAATTGATTATCAAGGAGAATTTTTAATTGTTGCAGGGCAAAAATCAAATTTCATCTCTTTATACTCCATTAATCCGAACAATGGAGCGATAACTTTCTTATCTCGCTATCCATCAGGACAAGGTCCAATGTGGGTTAGCATAGTTTCATTATCTTCTGAATAA